The following coding sequences lie in one Panicum virgatum strain AP13 chromosome 6N, P.virgatum_v5, whole genome shotgun sequence genomic window:
- the LOC120677851 gene encoding BTB/POZ and MATH domain-containing protein 1-like has product MSSSIPLSGAGKPSRAASAVVARKAQGFQVFRIDSYSVTTELISGGERITSEPFIVGGRCWRVDYYPNGTDGSKDDDSDAIAVYLRLEGAGHIKTERVRADYKFSLLDLAGNAAYELPKETATFTAVAKSEKNLGGAEKKKCHNDMAPLRHLTKDKYNSLK; this is encoded by the coding sequence ATGTCGTCGTCGATACCGCTGTCGGGCGCCGGCAAGCCGTCGCGCGCCGCCTCGGCCGTGGTCGCTAGGAAGGCGCAGGGGTTCCAGGTGTTCCGCATCGACAGCTACTCGGTGACCACCGAGCTCATCTCCGGCGGCGAGCGCATCACCTCGGAGCCGTTCATCGTCGGCGGCCGGTGCTGGCGCGTCGACTACTACCCGAACGGCACCGACGGCTCCAAGGACGACGACTCCGACGCCATCGCCGTCTACCTCCGCCTCGAGGGCGCCGGCCACATAAAGACGGAGCGCGTGCGGGCGGATTACAAGTTCAGCCTGCTCGACCTCGCCGGCAACGCCGCGTACGAGCTCCCCAAGGAGACGGCCACCTTCACGGCAGTGGCGAAGTCAGAAAAAAATTTAGGAGGGgccgagaaaaaaaaatgccacAACGACATGGCACCACTACGACACCTCACGAAAGACAAATATAATAGTTTGAAGTAG